Proteins co-encoded in one Nitrospira sp. genomic window:
- a CDS encoding GAF domain-containing protein, with amino-acid sequence MDQSMSSTTLQVDRNPESRPTGRFFGLRMKFVVLFSLILIITCSSLSWYFIESRRHAMTDSLEELGTILLTNTVRNEHFRIAGVVLEDRVTLDQFVQSLMAIDHIVYVVITTADGRILDQQSKRTQKPSNRSPQPAPQPVYPNDRISESLLQAPLTTPLMTQLIFSSEQTLTPQDESSDWLLPFLLREETLYDFAMLVLRKSVTETAMPQLSVEVEENRVPLPMRRSPVVGLVRIGITDAQAKKALLEVVHNVSLLTILIITAGLFSASLLTSRITTPLRILANSARQLAKGDDAPAALRASTHDEVGQLTDMFNVMTQSLHDRNQAITMNIKTIRRQVMHLTTVHQASTAIASTSMLNMSQLLETVLQLLVENLGFSRMAFLLYHPDRNGASIARMIGVPPEIEQAARKLTIPIVKDGFSEELLIHGKPLLIHDIETVAHRLYPPVLALMRHSGLESIVAVPLQNHGKILGYLAGDRGPLKCREDDLHILLTIAGHVAAAIDNAKTYSDLTELTQHLEERIEQRTDELSRANTQLQEHDRHRSTFLSVVSHELRTPMTAIRSFAENMLDGVTGPLTELQHTYLTRIQHNVARLGRIIVQLLDWSRLDTESVQLRVEEVCIHQIATITADSLQMVAGEKTVTLTVASAESLPPVQGDRDKLEQILWNLIGNAIKFTPAGGRVTVEFCVSPPGFVQTCIADSGCGIDPSYLPNIFEEFSRVPSAMPTSQGAQLGLWITKTLVTMHRGQIWVESQPAVGSRFYFTLPLAGSQNEPAKQPDEPVASQSCASPTLSILKGATDDAR; translated from the coding sequence ATGGACCAGTCCATGAGCAGCACAACGCTCCAGGTAGACCGGAATCCAGAATCAAGGCCGACCGGTCGATTCTTCGGCCTCCGCATGAAATTCGTGGTCCTGTTCAGCTTGATTCTCATCATAACCTGCTCATCCTTGAGCTGGTATTTCATAGAATCCAGGCGCCACGCGATGACAGACAGCCTGGAAGAACTGGGAACAATCTTGCTGACCAACACCGTACGCAATGAACACTTCCGTATTGCCGGGGTTGTACTTGAAGATCGCGTCACGCTTGATCAATTTGTACAAAGTCTCATGGCCATTGATCACATCGTCTATGTGGTCATCACCACAGCCGATGGCCGCATTCTGGACCAGCAGAGCAAACGAACGCAGAAACCGTCCAATAGATCCCCTCAACCAGCCCCACAGCCGGTCTATCCTAATGATCGAATCTCAGAATCACTGCTGCAGGCTCCACTGACGACTCCGCTCATGACCCAGCTCATATTTTCCTCAGAGCAGACGCTCACCCCTCAAGATGAATCCTCAGACTGGCTTCTGCCCTTTCTCCTGAGAGAGGAAACTCTCTACGACTTCGCCATGCTCGTCCTCCGTAAATCTGTGACCGAGACTGCCATGCCTCAGCTCTCAGTCGAAGTGGAAGAAAACCGTGTCCCTCTGCCGATGAGACGCTCTCCGGTCGTCGGCCTCGTGCGGATCGGAATTACGGATGCACAGGCCAAGAAAGCCTTACTGGAAGTCGTGCACAATGTGTCGCTTCTCACGATACTCATTATCACGGCAGGCCTCTTCAGTGCGTCACTACTCACGTCGCGCATTACGACGCCGCTCCGAATCCTCGCCAACTCGGCTCGCCAACTCGCCAAAGGGGATGATGCACCAGCGGCTCTTCGTGCATCCACTCACGATGAGGTTGGTCAGCTGACCGATATGTTCAACGTGATGACGCAGTCCTTGCATGATCGCAATCAAGCCATCACGATGAATATCAAAACGATCCGGCGGCAGGTCATGCACTTGACCACGGTGCATCAGGCCAGCACCGCAATCGCAAGCACCAGCATGCTGAACATGAGTCAGCTGCTCGAGACCGTGCTCCAACTACTCGTCGAGAACCTTGGTTTTTCCAGAATGGCATTTCTCCTTTACCACCCCGACCGAAACGGAGCTTCCATCGCTCGAATGATTGGAGTTCCACCGGAGATTGAGCAAGCAGCTCGAAAGCTTACTATCCCTATCGTGAAAGACGGCTTCTCGGAGGAGCTACTTATTCACGGCAAACCGCTACTGATTCATGATATCGAAACTGTCGCTCATCGCTTATACCCACCAGTGCTCGCATTGATGCGCCATTCAGGTTTAGAGTCGATCGTTGCGGTACCACTCCAGAACCATGGCAAGATCCTCGGATACTTAGCCGGTGATCGAGGTCCTCTCAAATGTAGAGAAGATGATCTTCATATTTTACTGACGATCGCTGGCCACGTGGCGGCTGCTATCGACAATGCCAAGACTTATTCTGACTTAACCGAGCTTACCCAACATCTGGAAGAGCGTATCGAGCAACGGACCGACGAGCTGTCGCGCGCCAACACACAGCTCCAGGAACATGATCGGCACCGGTCAACGTTTCTCTCTGTCGTCTCACACGAGCTGCGAACGCCCATGACGGCGATTCGCAGCTTTGCGGAAAATATGTTAGACGGCGTGACGGGGCCGCTGACCGAACTGCAACATACCTATCTCACACGTATCCAACACAATGTCGCCCGCCTTGGGAGAATCATCGTGCAACTGCTCGATTGGTCGCGTCTCGATACCGAAAGCGTCCAGCTTCGTGTGGAGGAAGTCTGCATCCACCAGATCGCAACGATCACGGCTGACAGCTTACAGATGGTGGCCGGCGAGAAAACCGTAACCCTTACCGTGGCGTCGGCCGAGTCGCTTCCACCGGTCCAAGGTGATCGCGACAAGTTGGAACAAATTCTGTGGAACCTCATCGGGAATGCGATTAAATTCACCCCGGCTGGCGGTCGTGTGACGGTGGAGTTTTGCGTGTCGCCACCAGGCTTCGTACAAACGTGTATTGCCGACTCCGGCTGCGGGATCGACCCGTCCTACCTGCCGAACATTTTCGAGGAGTTTTCCAGGGTGCCGTCAGCGATGCCCACGTCACAGGGTGCGCAACTTGGCCTCTGGATTACAAAGACACTCGTCACCATGCATCGTGGACAGATCTGGGTAGAGAGTCAACCGGCGGTCGGGTCACGCTTTTATTTCACGCTCCCACTCGCTGGGTCACAGAATGAACCGGCAAAACAACCTGACGAGCCAGTGGCGTCCCAGTCGTGTGCGAGCCCAACGTTGTCTATTTTGAAAGGAGCAACCGACGATGCGCGCTAA
- a CDS encoding sigma-54-dependent Fis family transcriptional regulator, with protein MRAKILVVDDDPDILLSLQNRVSFMGHEPLTATNGRDALRFIGEEEPDLVLLDLKIPEITGLDVLRQVSAASVPSEPTDEEAAQTPPYTTPLIVILTAYGTIELAVQAMQLGAFDFVPKPFTSDHLTVVINKALATVALHRHVDSLRKEVDDQFEPIVSTSKKMSEQLAVAKQAAPSSVTVLLLGETGTGKEVVARAIHRWSPRSTKPFIAVNCAAFPENLLENELFGHEKGAFTGAIKREPGKIEIAEGGTLFLDEIGDMPLTMQSHLLRVLQDRTFYRVGGTQEVQANVRFLAATNKDLKQAIHHGTFREDLYFRLAVIPLALPPLRERMEDLSALIHHFLNRPSHVGPCKHLTLSDAAFQALHQYSWPGNVRELENVLTRALILCPGDTIGPEHLALTAPTTSRIATSPVNQEPTSDILFFSYHKSMDAYSQKLLEAALNRNGWNQTKTAAELGLQRTYLTKLLRQKQIPSKPPTDPSD; from the coding sequence ATGCGCGCTAAAATTCTTGTTGTCGACGACGACCCCGATATCCTCCTGAGCTTGCAGAATCGTGTCAGTTTTATGGGACACGAGCCCCTAACGGCGACGAACGGCAGGGATGCCTTGCGCTTTATTGGGGAAGAGGAACCAGATCTTGTCCTGCTGGACTTGAAAATTCCAGAGATAACCGGGCTTGACGTGTTACGGCAGGTCAGTGCGGCATCAGTTCCGAGCGAACCAACAGATGAGGAGGCAGCCCAGACACCCCCCTATACGACCCCGCTGATCGTCATACTGACTGCATATGGAACCATCGAACTCGCTGTACAAGCTATGCAACTCGGCGCCTTCGACTTTGTGCCGAAGCCATTCACCTCGGACCACCTCACCGTCGTCATCAACAAGGCCTTGGCCACCGTCGCCCTCCACCGACACGTCGATTCGCTCCGCAAGGAGGTCGATGATCAGTTCGAACCGATCGTCTCGACCAGCAAGAAAATGAGCGAACAACTGGCTGTGGCCAAACAGGCGGCGCCTTCCTCCGTGACCGTCTTGTTGCTTGGCGAAACGGGGACAGGGAAAGAAGTCGTCGCCCGCGCCATTCATCGGTGGAGCCCTCGCTCCACGAAACCATTTATTGCCGTCAATTGCGCTGCTTTCCCTGAGAACCTACTGGAGAATGAGCTCTTTGGCCACGAGAAGGGTGCGTTCACCGGAGCCATCAAGCGGGAGCCCGGAAAAATCGAGATCGCCGAGGGAGGCACGCTGTTTCTTGACGAGATCGGCGATATGCCCCTCACCATGCAAAGCCATCTCTTACGAGTTCTGCAAGATCGGACATTCTACCGTGTCGGTGGAACGCAAGAAGTACAGGCCAACGTGCGTTTTCTCGCCGCCACGAATAAAGATCTGAAACAGGCGATTCATCACGGCACGTTCCGCGAAGACTTGTACTTTCGCCTTGCCGTAATTCCTCTCGCCCTGCCGCCACTCCGGGAACGGATGGAAGATCTTTCTGCGCTGATCCACCATTTCCTCAACCGGCCCAGTCATGTGGGTCCGTGCAAACACCTGACGCTCAGCGATGCCGCGTTCCAAGCGCTGCATCAGTACTCCTGGCCAGGCAACGTGCGTGAACTAGAAAACGTCCTCACTCGTGCGTTGATCTTATGCCCCGGCGACACGATTGGACCAGAACACCTCGCTTTGACTGCTCCAACGACGTCAAGAATCGCCACATCCCCAGTAAATCAGGAGCCTACTTCTGACATACTATTTTTCTCCTATCATAAGAGTATGGACGCCTATAGCCAGAAACTCCTTGAGGCGGCCTTAAATCGGAATGGGTGGAATCAGACAAAGACGGCAGCCGAACTCGGTCTGCAACGGACCTACCTGACCAAACTGCTCCGGCAGAAGCAGATTCCAAGCAAGCCGCCTACTGATCCCTCAGACTGA